One genomic window of Entelurus aequoreus isolate RoL-2023_Sb linkage group LG07, RoL_Eaeq_v1.1, whole genome shotgun sequence includes the following:
- the ccdc22 gene encoding coiled-coil domain-containing protein 22 isoform X2 yields the protein MEEVDKILIHALKQVGTELSEEIEGVKSFTSELIVEAVVRCIRVIDPGLGSALPTSLPPGMSARFRVGMSLAQACQDIGYKGEIGYQTFLYSSETEIRSLLMFLVEKLPRESAEASDQPTGKSTILQRAIASAIKAQLVAPWLPPNCRLPLHGETQTSGVLYSFHSQRLSGAHCVKDPGNKPQKEIQDYQREFLPPVTAQLSHNASVVASILEQHTAELSAAQEWDNEWNSQGLLSRLTPQDYRARKRTRLRKRIEEQLRSAALPSAESAFGALGSTSDLSDILQAFKGSASSDHILTKGSHFSHSQKFTFTQEVDTAPSAVRQTDVDKHQSQQEELASLQHQFQQLCSDVDQLTTDMKHMRVTNAQVLDEMKQRELQNREEEEKIQVKKKSIDLLPDAENNLLKLQGLVEASAKRVVSLASQWEKHRAPLIDQHRRLKEICSHQDMESSRKLSEIKVLHDKIRVSTEEAKQKEEIYKQLVSQLENLPKDVSRAAYTQRILEIVSNIKKQKEEITKILCDTKELQKEINSLTGKLDRTFAVTDELVFKDAKKDESVRKSYKYLAALHENCSQLIQTIEDTGTILREIRDLEEQIETENSNKTVANLERIVEDYKAIRQENSALAAKVRDA from the exons ATGGAGGAAGTTGACAAAATCCTGATTCACGCCCTAAAACAAGTTGGCAC GGAGCTCAGTGAGGAAATTGAGGGGGTGAAAAGTTTCACCAGTGAGCTGATAGTGGAGGCGGTGGTGAGATGTATCCGCGTGATCGATCCCGGTCTGGGCAGCGCACTGCCAACCTCCCTCCCTCCCGGCATGTCTGCCCGCTTCAGGGTTGGCATGAGCCTGGCACAGGCCTGTCag GACATTGGCTACAAAGGGGAGATAGGCTATCAAACCTTTCTCTACAGCAGCGAGACCGAGATTCGCTCCCTGCTCATGTTTCTTGTGGAGAAACTGCCCAGAGAAAGTGCAGAGGCCTCTGACCAGCCAACAG GCAAATCAACAATCCTTCAGAGAGCCATTGCTTCTGCCATTAAAGCCCAGCTGGTTGCCCCCTGGCTTCCTCCAAACTGCAGGCTGCCACTGCATGGTGAAACACAA ACTTCAGGAGTGTTGTACAGCTTCCACAGCCAACGTCTCAGTGGGGCCCATTGTGTCAAAGATCCAGGAAATAAACCACAGAAAG AGATCCAGGACTACCAGAGAGAGTTCCTCCCACCGGTCACCGCTCAGCTCTCCCATAATGCATCTGTGGTGGCGTCCATACTGGAGCAGCACACCGCTGAGCTCAGTGCGGCGCAGGAGTGGGACAATGAGTGGAACAGTCAGGGACTGCTGTCACGTCTTACTCCACAG GACTACAGGGCCCGAAAACGGACTCGACTGCGTAAACGTATCGAGGAGCAGTTGCGCTCTGCTGCCCTTCCCTCTGCGGAAAGTGCCTTTGGAGCCCTTGGCTCTACCTCGGATTTGTCTGACATCCTGCAAGCCTTCAAAGGCTCCGCCTCCTCGGACCACATCCTGACAAAGGGCTCTCACTTTTCCCACTCCCAGAAGTTCACTTTCACACAG GAAGTAGACACGGCGCCGTCCGCTGTGCGGCAGACGGATGTTGATAAGCATCAAAGTCAGCAGGAGGAGCTGGCATCACTGCAGCATCAGTTTCAGCAACTGTGCAGCGACGTAGACCAGCTAACCACGGACATGAAGCACATGAGAGTCACAAATGCCCAG GTACTTGATGAGATGAAGCAGCGAGAGCTGCAAAACCGTGAAGAGGAGGAGAAGATACAGGTGAAGAAGAAATCCATTGACTTGTTGCCAGATGCTGAGAACAACCTATTGAAGCTTCAG GGTCTCGTGGAGGCCAGCGCCAAGCGGGTGGTCAGCCTGGCTTCTCAGTGGGAGAAACACCGCGCTCCGCTCATTGACCAACACCGCAGACTCAAGGAGATCTGCAGTCATCAGGAT ATGGAGTCTTCCAGGAAGCTGTCTGAAATCAAGGTGTTGCACGACAAAATCCGAGTGTCAACAGAAGAGGCCAAGCAGAAGGAGGAAATATACAAACAGTtg GTATCGCAGTTAGAGAATCTTCCCAAGGACGTTTCCCGGGCGGCATACACCCAGAGGATTCTGGAGATTGTGAGCAACATCAAGAAACAGAAGGAGGAAATCACCAAG ATTTTGTGCGACACAAAGGAATTGCAAAAAGAGATCAACAGTCTGACAGGAAAACTGGACAGGACTTTTGCTGTGACCGATGAGCTTGTCTTTAAG GACGCCAAAAAAGATGAGTCGGTGCGCAAGTCCTACAAGTACCTGGCCGCTCTGCACGAA AACTGCAGTCAGTTGATCCAAACCATCGAGGACACGGGTACCATCCTGAGGGAGATAAGAGATCTAGAAGAGCAG ATTGAGACAGAGAATAGTAACAAAACTGTGGCTAACCTGGAGAGGATTGTGGAAGACTACAAGGCCATCAGACAGGAGAACTCTGCACTTGCTGCCAAGGTCAGAGACGCTTGA
- the ccdc22 gene encoding coiled-coil domain-containing protein 22 isoform X1 — MEEVDKILIHALKQVGTELSEEIEGVKSFTSELIVEAVVRCIRVIDPGLGSALPTSLPPGMSARFRVGMSLAQACQDIGYKGEIGYQTFLYSSETEIRSLLMFLVEKLPRESAEASDQPTGKSTILQRAIASAIKAQLVAPWLPPNCRLPLHGETQTSGVLYSFHSQRLSGAHCVKDPGNKPQKEIQDYQREFLPPVTAQLSHNASVVASILEQHTAELSAAQEWDNEWNSQGLLSRLTPQDYRARKRTRLRKRIEEQLRSAALPSAESAFGALGSTSDLSDILQAFKGSASSDHILTKGSHFSHSQKFTFTQVHNDSQLMCLHSIHHKCVFVCEQEVDTAPSAVRQTDVDKHQSQQEELASLQHQFQQLCSDVDQLTTDMKHMRVTNAQVLDEMKQRELQNREEEEKIQVKKKSIDLLPDAENNLLKLQGLVEASAKRVVSLASQWEKHRAPLIDQHRRLKEICSHQDMESSRKLSEIKVLHDKIRVSTEEAKQKEEIYKQLVSQLENLPKDVSRAAYTQRILEIVSNIKKQKEEITKILCDTKELQKEINSLTGKLDRTFAVTDELVFKDAKKDESVRKSYKYLAALHENCSQLIQTIEDTGTILREIRDLEEQIETENSNKTVANLERIVEDYKAIRQENSALAAKVRDA; from the exons ATGGAGGAAGTTGACAAAATCCTGATTCACGCCCTAAAACAAGTTGGCAC GGAGCTCAGTGAGGAAATTGAGGGGGTGAAAAGTTTCACCAGTGAGCTGATAGTGGAGGCGGTGGTGAGATGTATCCGCGTGATCGATCCCGGTCTGGGCAGCGCACTGCCAACCTCCCTCCCTCCCGGCATGTCTGCCCGCTTCAGGGTTGGCATGAGCCTGGCACAGGCCTGTCag GACATTGGCTACAAAGGGGAGATAGGCTATCAAACCTTTCTCTACAGCAGCGAGACCGAGATTCGCTCCCTGCTCATGTTTCTTGTGGAGAAACTGCCCAGAGAAAGTGCAGAGGCCTCTGACCAGCCAACAG GCAAATCAACAATCCTTCAGAGAGCCATTGCTTCTGCCATTAAAGCCCAGCTGGTTGCCCCCTGGCTTCCTCCAAACTGCAGGCTGCCACTGCATGGTGAAACACAA ACTTCAGGAGTGTTGTACAGCTTCCACAGCCAACGTCTCAGTGGGGCCCATTGTGTCAAAGATCCAGGAAATAAACCACAGAAAG AGATCCAGGACTACCAGAGAGAGTTCCTCCCACCGGTCACCGCTCAGCTCTCCCATAATGCATCTGTGGTGGCGTCCATACTGGAGCAGCACACCGCTGAGCTCAGTGCGGCGCAGGAGTGGGACAATGAGTGGAACAGTCAGGGACTGCTGTCACGTCTTACTCCACAG GACTACAGGGCCCGAAAACGGACTCGACTGCGTAAACGTATCGAGGAGCAGTTGCGCTCTGCTGCCCTTCCCTCTGCGGAAAGTGCCTTTGGAGCCCTTGGCTCTACCTCGGATTTGTCTGACATCCTGCAAGCCTTCAAAGGCTCCGCCTCCTCGGACCACATCCTGACAAAGGGCTCTCACTTTTCCCACTCCCAGAAGTTCACTTTCACACAGGTGCATAACGATTCACAGCTAATGTGTCTGCACTCCATTCATCacaaatgtgtgtttgtgtgtgaacaGGAAGTAGACACGGCGCCGTCCGCTGTGCGGCAGACGGATGTTGATAAGCATCAAAGTCAGCAGGAGGAGCTGGCATCACTGCAGCATCAGTTTCAGCAACTGTGCAGCGACGTAGACCAGCTAACCACGGACATGAAGCACATGAGAGTCACAAATGCCCAG GTACTTGATGAGATGAAGCAGCGAGAGCTGCAAAACCGTGAAGAGGAGGAGAAGATACAGGTGAAGAAGAAATCCATTGACTTGTTGCCAGATGCTGAGAACAACCTATTGAAGCTTCAG GGTCTCGTGGAGGCCAGCGCCAAGCGGGTGGTCAGCCTGGCTTCTCAGTGGGAGAAACACCGCGCTCCGCTCATTGACCAACACCGCAGACTCAAGGAGATCTGCAGTCATCAGGAT ATGGAGTCTTCCAGGAAGCTGTCTGAAATCAAGGTGTTGCACGACAAAATCCGAGTGTCAACAGAAGAGGCCAAGCAGAAGGAGGAAATATACAAACAGTtg GTATCGCAGTTAGAGAATCTTCCCAAGGACGTTTCCCGGGCGGCATACACCCAGAGGATTCTGGAGATTGTGAGCAACATCAAGAAACAGAAGGAGGAAATCACCAAG ATTTTGTGCGACACAAAGGAATTGCAAAAAGAGATCAACAGTCTGACAGGAAAACTGGACAGGACTTTTGCTGTGACCGATGAGCTTGTCTTTAAG GACGCCAAAAAAGATGAGTCGGTGCGCAAGTCCTACAAGTACCTGGCCGCTCTGCACGAA AACTGCAGTCAGTTGATCCAAACCATCGAGGACACGGGTACCATCCTGAGGGAGATAAGAGATCTAGAAGAGCAG ATTGAGACAGAGAATAGTAACAAAACTGTGGCTAACCTGGAGAGGATTGTGGAAGACTACAAGGCCATCAGACAGGAGAACTCTGCACTTGCTGCCAAGGTCAGAGACGCTTGA
- the ccdc22 gene encoding coiled-coil domain-containing protein 22 isoform X3 encodes MEEVDKILIHALKQVGTELSEEIEGVKSFTSELIVEAVVRCIRVIDPGLGSALPTSLPPGMSARFRVGMSLAQACQDIGYKGEIGYQTFLYSSETEIRSLLMFLVEKLPRESAEASDQPTGKSTILQRAIASAIKAQLVAPWLPPNCRLPLHGETQTSGVLYSFHSQRLSGAHCVKDPGNKPQKEIQDYQREFLPPVTAQLSHNASVVASILEQHTAELSAAQEWDNEWNSQGLLSRLTPQDYRARKRTRLRKRIEEQLRSAALPSAESAFGALGSTSDLSDILQAFKGSASSDHILTKGSHFSHSQKFTFTQEVDTAPSAVRQTDVDKHQSQQEELASLQHQFQQLCSDVDQLTTDMKHMRVTNAQVLDEMKQRELQNREEEEKIQVKKKSIDLLPDAENNLLKLQGLVEASAKRVVSLASQWEKHRAPLIDQHRRLKEICSHQDMESSRKLSEIKVLHDKIRVSTEEAKQKEEIYKQLVSQLENLPKDVSRAAYTQRILEIVSNIKKQKEEITKILCDTKELQKEINSLTGKLDRTFAVTDELVFKDAKKDESVRKSYKYLAALHENCSQLIQTIEDTGTILREIRDLEEQIETENSNKTVANLERIVEDYKAIRQENSALAAKVRDA; translated from the exons ATGGAGGAAGTTGACAAAATCCTGATTCACGCCCTAAAACAAGTTGGCAC GGAGCTCAGTGAGGAAATTGAGGGGGTGAAAAGTTTCACCAGTGAGCTGATAGTGGAGGCGGTGGTGAGATGTATCCGCGTGATCGATCCCGGTCTGGGCAGCGCACTGCCAACCTCCCTCCCTCCCGGCATGTCTGCCCGCTTCAGGGTTGGCATGAGCCTGGCACAGGCCTGTCag GACATTGGCTACAAAGGGGAGATAGGCTATCAAACCTTTCTCTACAGCAGCGAGACCGAGATTCGCTCCCTGCTCATGTTTCTTGTGGAGAAACTGCCCAGAGAAAGTGCAGAGGCCTCTGACCAGCCAACAG GCAAATCAACAATCCTTCAGAGAGCCATTGCTTCTGCCATTAAAGCCCAGCTGGTTGCCCCCTGGCTTCCTCCAAACTGCAGGCTGCCACTGCATGGTGAAACACAA ACTTCAGGAGTGTTGTACAGCTTCCACAGCCAACGTCTCAGTGGGGCCCATTGTGTCAAAGATCCAGGAAATAAACCACAGAAAG AGATCCAGGACTACCAGAGAGAGTTCCTCCCACCGGTCACCGCTCAGCTCTCCCATAATGCATCTGTGGTGGCGTCCATACTGGAGCAGCACACCGCTGAGCTCAGTGCGGCGCAGGAGTGGGACAATGAGTGGAACAGTCAGGGACTGCTGTCACGTCTTACTCCACAG GACTACAGGGCCCGAAAACGGACTCGACTGCGTAAACGTATCGAGGAGCAGTTGCGCTCTGCTGCCCTTCCCTCTGCGGAAAGTGCCTTTGGAGCCCTTGGCTCTACCTCGGATTTGTCTGACATCCTGCAAGCCTTCAAAGGCTCCGCCTCCTCGGACCACATCCTGACAAAGGGCTCTCACTTTTCCCACTCCCAGAAGTTCACTTTCACACAG GAAGTAGACACGGCGCCGTCCGCTGTGCGGCAGACGGATGTTGATAAGCATCAAAGTCAGCAGGAGGAGCTGGCATCACTGCAGCATCAGTTTCAGCAACTGTGCAGCGACGTAGACCAGCTAACCACGGACATGAAGCACATGAGAGTCACAAATGCCCAG GTACTTGATGAGATGAAGCAGCGAGAGCTGCAAAACCGTGAAGAGGAGGAGAAGATACAGGTGAAGAAGAAATCCATTGACTTGTTGCCAGATGCTGAGAACAACCTATTGAAGCTTCAG GGTCTCGTGGAGGCCAGCGCCAAGCGGGTGGTCAGCCTGGCTTCTCAGTGGGAGAAACACCGCGCTCCGCTCATTGACCAACACCGCAGACTCAAGGAGATCTGCAGTCATCAGGAT ATGGAGTCTTCCAGGAAGCTGTCTGAAATCAAGGTGTTGCACGACAAAATCCGAGTGTCAACAGAAGAGGCCAAGCAGAAGGAGGAAATATACAAACAGTtg GTATCGCAGTTAGAGAATCTTCCCAAGGACGTTTCCCGGGCGGCATACACCCAGAGGATTCTGGAGATTGTGAGCAACATCAAGAAACAGAAGGAGGAAATCACCAAG ATTTTGTGCGACACAAAGGAATTGCAAAAAGAGATCAACAGTCTGACAGGAAAACTGGACAGGACTTTTGCTGTGACCGATGAGCTTGTCTTTAAG GACGCCAAAAAAGATGAGTCGGTGCGCAAGTCCTACAAGTACCTGGCCGCTCTGCACGAA AACTGCAGTCAGTTGATCCAAACCATCGAGGACACGGGTACCATCCTGAGGGAGATAAGAGATCTAGAAGAGCAG ATTGAGACAGAGAATAGTAACAAAACTGTGGCTAACCTGGAGAGGATTGTGGAAGACTACAAGGCCATCAGACAGGAGAACTCTGCACTTGCTGCCAAG GTCAGAGACGCTTGA